One genomic window of Cercospora beticola chromosome 5, complete sequence includes the following:
- a CDS encoding uncharacterized protein (BUSCO:EOG092654XA) — MSLRIVPSSNNPSHANFQLGAPSAPGVHDTLRSNLSLSTPAPKTTASGSNLTLQSSHPLENRLTNWRAQQDTLKHELLRRQFGIAEPVKRQMELGIVRAGEWRPRILGGAGAGMGGSTGSGLHADILMGRDCELDWEDVFTGGEEMRNEVDFHTEMEMRFKMNSW, encoded by the exons ATG TCCCTCCGCATCGTCCCCTCCTCCAACAACCCCTCCCACGCCAACTTTCAACTCGGCGCCCCCTCCGCCCCAGGCGTCCACGACACCCTCCGCTCCAACCTCTCCCTCAGCACTCCCGCCCCAAAAACCACAGCCTCCGGCAGCAACCTCACCCTCCAATCCTCTCACCCTCTAGAAAACCGCCTCACAAACTGGCGCGCCCAACAAGATACTCTCAAACACGAACTCCTCCGCCGTCAATTCGGTATCGCAGAACCAGTCAAACGCCAAATGGAATTGGGGATCGTGAGAGCTGGAGAATGGAGGCCTAGAATTCTTGGAGGTGCTGGAGCGGGGATGGGTGGTAGCACTGGGAGTGGATTGCATGCGGATATTTTGATGGGGAGGGATTGTGAGTTGGATTGGGAGGATGTGTTTACTGGTGGAGAAGAGATGAGGAATGAGGTGGATTTCCATacggagatggagatgaggttTAAGATGAATTCGTGGTAG